In Leptospira barantonii, one DNA window encodes the following:
- a CDS encoding DUF1963 domain-containing protein — MSNPISQAKKLVLNYPYPEGLLDKIPAEGTYYDGSSSIYFGDDEKVTPKILSKALSYYIDIDEKETTEEKIPLGSSKMKGLPHLPNTDFWPTGTYFFAQLNLADFKKYDIENLFPENGIFYIFDTVEGEFILKFYEGPIDKLKIVDYPNEDSLPETEYYLEEYRDVTYKLTFSPQFLFYVAGDAYDYRTISKSLPEDLYEKLGEILNAELSTWSSSLRIFGRPLFWQGEDEIMSDENFDEDEENEEDEPTQNGESGSYDEADSSLEENSEILIFHSEIGEGHFHVRIDRNDLKNKKFDKAYSTYSGT, encoded by the coding sequence ATGAGTAACCCCATCTCCCAAGCAAAAAAACTCGTTCTCAACTACCCGTATCCCGAAGGCTTGTTGGATAAGATTCCCGCAGAAGGAACTTATTACGACGGGTCCTCTTCGATTTACTTCGGAGACGACGAAAAAGTGACTCCGAAAATTCTTTCCAAAGCCTTGAGTTATTACATAGACATCGACGAGAAGGAAACTACCGAAGAAAAAATTCCTCTCGGATCATCCAAGATGAAAGGGCTTCCACATCTCCCGAATACGGACTTCTGGCCGACCGGAACCTACTTCTTCGCCCAACTCAACCTCGCCGATTTCAAAAAATACGATATCGAAAACCTATTTCCAGAAAATGGAATATTCTATATTTTTGATACGGTAGAGGGAGAATTTATCCTGAAGTTTTACGAAGGCCCGATCGATAAACTCAAAATTGTGGACTATCCGAACGAGGATTCTCTGCCCGAAACGGAATACTATTTGGAAGAATACAGGGACGTAACGTATAAACTTACCTTCAGTCCTCAATTTTTGTTCTATGTGGCCGGAGACGCATACGACTACAGAACGATCTCAAAGTCTCTCCCCGAAGATCTTTACGAAAAACTGGGGGAAATTCTAAACGCGGAACTTTCCACTTGGAGCTCAAGTCTACGGATTTTCGGAAGACCCTTGTTTTGGCAAGGAGAGGACGAGATTATGAGCGACGAGAATTTCGATGAAGATGAAGAGAATGAAGAAGACGAACCGACGCAAAACGGAGAATCCGGCTCATACGACGAGGCTGATTCGTCCCTGGAAGAGAATTCAGAAATTCTAATCTTTCATTCCGAAATCGGAGAAGGTCATTTTCACGTTCGAATCGATCGAAACGACCTAAAGAACAAAAAGTTCGATAAGGCGTATTCGACCTACTCGGGCACCTGA